TTCACGGTTCTGGGGGCTGAAAGCCCCAAGTCAGCATCAgctgggctgaaatcaaggtgtttcaGGAGGACTGAACTCCTGTGAGTGCTCTAGGGAGGAACGATTCCATGTCTCTTCCAGCTCTGGTGTGTGTCTCTTGTGGGTGTCTCTTGACTTGTAtgtgcatcactccagtctctgcctctgtggccactgtctcctcctttcctgtgtgtataatctcctcctgcctttccaaGCATACTTCTGGATGGGTTTAGGACCCACTTGGACAATCCAGGATAAGCTCAACTCAAAAATCCTTAGTTTCATTGCATCTGCAAAACTTTACCTTTTAAGGCAACGTTCTTGGGTCCTAGGGATTAGAGCCTGAGATCTTTGGGGCCACAGATCAACCTACTGCAAGCCCCAAACGTCTTTCTCTCCTGAGGAGGGTCTAGGCTGGGCAGACACCCTGACAGATGTCTACCAGAGACCAGATCAAGAGCCCTTGTAGAAGGtcacttcctttttcattttgcttgtgctaggtcttcattgtggcacgtgggtttctcttgttgcagaccatgGGCTCTAGAATGCAGGCTCCGTAGtggtgatgcatgggcttagttgccctgtggcatgtgggatcttagttcgtcAACTAGGTGAttcaacctgtgtcccctccaatgggaggcggattcttaatcactggaccaccagggaagtccctagaaggTCATTTCTCAGCTCATTTGGAACCttgctcctcccttttcttttttcctcctgtttgtCCTCCAATCAGGGGGAAGCATTAGGAGTAGACGAAGGCCAAGTCCAGCCCAGAGATACATGGAGAGGCCCTGGGTGGCTCAGGGGTGGACTGGGACCAGACCAGGCCTCTAGGTATCCCAGGCCACCAAGCAGACCCTTGTAGCTCCCTGTTTATAGATGGATTTACACGAGGAAATGAAAGGTTGGGATTTCGGCACTGCTGCCAATTCTGTTATAAGAGGGTGCTTGACCTTCTAATGGTTGCTCGTTCCCTCCCACAGGAGCTTTTAGGAAAACATTCAGGGCCTGAGAATTTGCTCTCCCAGCCATGCGCCTAGCCACACAGACCCCTAGCAGCCAGCTCCAGGCTCATCAACACCAGGAAGGGAACTTGTAGTTTTATTTtcggttttgtgtttttttttggccatgctacatgGCATatggaacttccccaaccaggaactgaacccatgcctctgatgttggaagcatggagtcttaaccactggacttaaTCACATCCCAGAAAGGGAACTTTGGACTTAGATCTGACTTCCCAGACTCCTACTCCATGGTCAAGACCGTGACCCTAGATGTCCCCTCATTTAGCCCAGCCTCAGCAGTCCACTGTCCCCTTGTATGTTCTCGTTTGTTGAATTTCTCTCCTGGGCTCCACAGGTAggcactctgccttttctatgaGGACACCTGCACCCTGCATGATCATACAGCCCATCTGGGTCAGTTCTCAGGAGAGGAGCTGTCATAGGACGTTTAGACAGGTAGAGAGCTGCTGTCTAAATATCCAGAACTTTCTGTTGGGCATGTGGGTTGACAGGGACACTCTCAGCTCTTGGGACACACAAGTCCTCATTTAAAGTCTGAAAGAGCCCTTTCCACTGAGTGGCACAGTAGATTGTGGAAGAACTCAGGCCCTGGGggcctaggttcaaatcccagctctgccacttattagtGGTGTGACCTGGGGCCCCTTAATTAACCTGATTCTCCATGAACTAACCCACAGTAGGAATACCTGGcttgtgtgggtgtgtgctctGTGGTGTTCagccccatagattgtagcctgccaggctcctctttccatgaaagtttccagtcaagaatattggagcaggttgccatttcctactccaggggatcttctcgacccagagattgaagaatctcttgcatctcctgcattggcaggcaggttctttaccactagcaccacctgggaagcccaatacccGGCTTGGGTACCGTTGAAAAGGGATAAATATGTGAAGTGCTTAGCACAGCACCTGGCATATACTAAGTGTTCAGGATATATTAGCTAGTATTGTTCTCATTGGTGAGATTTCTCCCTAAGCAAGTCAGTGTTGGAAGAGCTGTTAAGGTAATTTAGCACCAAATGTAcgacatataaaatattttattacaaaaagcTCAGTTGCACGGCATTTTAGAAGGAACAGAACATCTCAGatggctttccttttttttttttttgccaatacaTAGGAGAGACTAGTAAAAGTCTACCAATAAAACTAGGATTTTATGCATCCTTAGGTCTTGAGGCCTCAAAACAACTGATGGCATCAGGGGCTCTGAGAACCCCACCTGGGTCTCACCCCCATGTAATCATCCAGCCTCTTGTTCAGCTTAATTCATGACATGGGCATGTCCTTTCTGCAAAGCTGGTCATCTTTCCTACCCACAGTGCAGGACTCCAGGGAGAAAGTGAAGGCATAACTTATTTTCTCTTGGAAACAAAACAGTCCTAGTGGAAGCAAAACAAAGCCATGATCTAAGCCAGTTGCTACATATCCTTTCCTAAGTAGACGGAGGAGTATTGTCCCCAGCAATTCAATGTCAAGGAAGGACAAAGGGGAAGATGCCGGCACTGCTTCCCTGGATGGGGTCACAGCTTCACAAGATCTGAGGCAGCAGCTCTTTCTGATGCACCTGTGACCAGAGGTCCTAGGGACCGCAGAGTCACTCCCCAGTCCTAGAATGCCCTCAGCTTCTGGCCCCATCCAGATAGCTAAGTACACACCTGGCCCCTCCGCTTCTCAACTGTGGCTGAAGTGGCTTCATTCAGGGTCTGTTGGTGCAGAGGACGAGAAACAGGAGGGAATCCGCCTGGGAGGGGCCGTCAGTCGGGGGGCCGGGCATCAGGGGCCTTCTCCTGGACCTCATCGTACTGTGGTGGGGGTGTCAAAGGCTCAATGGAGGGAGGAGGCACGTTTTTGTCTGGCAGGTTGATCCGAAAGTCTTTGAGGTGAAGCTTTTCGGATTTTATCCTTCTCACTTTCAGCGGCTTCAGGCGTTTGGACAACTTGGAGTTCTGCCTGTCGGGGGGGTTCCCTGGGCTGGTCTCCATGTCGACCCTGGTTGTGGTGGGGCTTGTCTCATCCAGCCCCGTCAAGGACTCGTAGGAGGGGAGAGAGATGCTCATCCGGGGGTTCTGGTCCGCGTCCCTTGCTTCCGAGTAGTTTGCGTTCATCACTTCCTCGTAGCTGGGGACATAGTACCGTGAggaggcctcctcctcctcctcctggctgcAAGACAGCAAGCACAGACATGGGAGGGTTAGCATGTATTTGAGTCACTTATGATCACAAAGAGATGGATCCTAGACCACATGTTGCCACTGGGACCCGGTATACCAGCCTTGTTAAAAACAGGTGTATCTAAGGAGGAAGAAGAGCTATCACTTCACCTGTTGGCTACaagccagacactgttctaagtacGTATAAACTAATGTCATCTTCCTAAAGACACTATGAGTTAGGTACtgttgggttggtcaaaaactttatttgggttttttccatTGGATAatatggaaaacccaaatgaactttttggccaacccaatattggTATACACATTTTATGGATGGGAAATTACAGAATAATTTGAGATACATGTAAATTTTATATTCCAGATATTCTTTCTCTATCCAGAAACCACTTTGCTTCAAATTGGCACCTGTTTCATGTATGTTTATGTTGTCTATGGTCAAAGGACGTCCATCTGGGCATCAGAATAGCCCACCTGGCATGCTGTTAACATATGAGGCTAAAAGGCAGGGGAGGTTAACacttttcattttatggatgGGAATACAGATACATTGAGGTCAAGTGACTTGGTCATACCTTTAATGATGGGTGACtagttttcctttgttcttttttgtatttcccaAGTTTTCTAGAATATGCCTGATTATCTTTTACTTTCagaaaatttgtttaatttttccaaaataaaaacaactctctagattgccgggagaaatatcaacaacctcagatatgcagatgatacctaatggcagaaagtgaagaggaaccaaacaacctcttgatgagggtgaaagaggagagtaaaaaagctggtttaaaactcaacattcaaaaaactaagatcatagtatctggtcctatcacttcatggcaaatagatggataaaaagtggaaacagtgacagattttattttcttggactccaaaatcactgtggatggtgactgtagtcacaaaattaaaagacgcttgctccttgaaagaaaagctatgacaaacctagacagcatattaaaaagcagagacatcactttgccaacaaaggtccatatagtcaaagctacgatctttccagtagttatgtatggatgtgagagttggaccataaagaaggctgagcaccgaagaatttatgcttctgagttgtggtgttggagaagactcttgagagtcccttggacagcaaggagatcaaaccagttaatcctacaggaaatcagccctgaatattcattggaagaactgatggtgaagttctaatactttggccacctgatgcgaagagctgactcattggaaaagaccctgatgctgggaaagattgatggcaggaggagaagggggcaacagaggatgagatggttggtgacatcactgagtcaatggacatgagtttgagcaagttctgggagacaagtgaaggacagggaagcctggtgtgctgcagtccacggggctgcaaggagttggacacgacttagtgcctgaacaataacaatattcTGCTATATACCTTTCCAGATCCTTCTCTAGTCCCATAGCCACAATGTCTGATGTGATGAAGACCTTAACATGCTGTGTTATAAACCTCCTTTTCTCAGAGATACAGATCCACATTAGCAAATATAGATTGGCAGTGGCTGCAGAGAATTCTACTGAATGGGCATGTTATAATTTAGCTTGACTGATGGATATTTAGTCGTCACATCTGTCTATGCTATTTTCAGCAAGGCTCTGATAAATCTATGAGTACAGACCCCTTTGCACTTTTGTGACTGTGTCTCAAAGATAAGCTCTTAGGAAGAGAATTCATAGGTGCACACATCTTTAAAATGGCCAGTTACAGTGAATTCCCCTTCAGTAAGGTTATGTCAATCAACCCCTCATTAGCAACTCACTTCCTTACAAATCTTTAATCTGGAGGACAGTCTATCTTGGCCAGTAGGTAGGCAAAGAATTACAGTGCCTTTTGTTGGTTGTTTGTATTTCCAGACTAAAGAGACTGAACAACTATCATTTGAATGTCTATGAAAtgcttgtttgtgttcttggTCCATTTTCCAACTGTGTGTTCTTTAACATTCATTTGTTAgggacctttaaaaaaatttttttttattgtgataaaagtcacataatataaagccatattttaaacatattttaactgTATATTTCAGTGGCActagtacattcacagtgttgtgcatgtctcaccatcatccatttcCCAAATTTTCCACCTCTCTAAACTGAAACtctccccattaaacactaagtcTCCATTCCCCATCCCTACCCCTATCTCCCACCTCCCCAACCTCTGGGCCCTGGCATCTACCATGTACTTTCTAATTCTATGAATGTGAGGtactattctaggtaccttgtataagtggaatcaaacagtatttgtctgcatttgctgtatattggaatgcatttttaaggttaacttaatatcTGTCCTACAAACAGACTGTACCTTCTTCCCCCGACCCcaccccatgctatacagtaggttctcatcagttatctattttatacacagtagtgctCTTTTTATACTTGGGCTATCAACTTTTATCTTATGCCCACAATTTAgcaattgctttttaaatgtgttcGTAGCATTTTTGGTCAAATAGAACCTAGCTTCCCAACCTTTCAACTCAAAGCATAAACATCCAGGGCACTGGGTAAATGGACAAGCTTCCAGTGGGGAGGCTCTGGCCACCCCAGGTGCCATGCAGGTCccctggggggggggtgggtgtcaAAATCTTGACACAACTGTAATCATCCATTCAAACTGTATTATTTGGGAAACTCTGGGATCAAAAGATAAAGTCATTTGTAAAACAATGAACTGTTTCACAGAAGCAGTCATGGGAGACAGCCCCTTAGATTAAAATGTTCTCACCATCGCTGAGCCTTGAGCTCGTGGGTatgcatgtgggtgtgtgtgtccaTCCCCTGTCTGGGTCCGGTTGGCCATCCTCACCTGTCCTCCTCGTGGGCGTGTGGTTCGACCCCCGGGTGCTGGATGTGTGCCAGCTCCTCGCCCTGCCGCTGCTTCCTCTTGTCCCGGATGCTCAGGCAGATGGAGAGCAGGAGCAGCATCACGCCGGCCCCAACCAGCACGTAGGCCACAGAGAAGGTCTTGCTCTTAAGGATGCCGCTTC
The genomic region above belongs to Cervus elaphus chromosome 14, mCerEla1.1, whole genome shotgun sequence and contains:
- the TMEM51 gene encoding transmembrane protein 51, which translates into the protein MMAQSKANGSHYALTAIGLGMLVLGVIMAMWNLVPGFSTAEKPAAQGNKTEVGSGILKSKTFSVAYVLVGAGVMLLLLSICLSIRDKRKQRQGEELAHIQHPGVEPHAHEEDSQEEEEEASSRYYVPSYEEVMNANYSEARDADQNPRMSISLPSYESLTGLDETSPTTTRVDMETSPGNPPDRQNSKLSKRLKPLKVRRIKSEKLHLKDFRINLPDKNVPPPSIEPLTPPPQYDEVQEKAPDARPPD